The candidate division KSB1 bacterium DNA window GCCTCCCAAGCCGACGCTCGACGGAGAGCCGCGCTACGAAGCGCTCAATGTCGGTTTTTATTTCGACGGCGTCAGTCGCCTTGATCGTTTTGACGACTATGACTGCCGTCAGGCTGCTTACTGGGCAATGCTGGCCGGTGCCTGCGGCCACACTTACGGCCACAGCAGCATTTGGCAGATGTGGAAGCCGAATCGTTCGCCGGTGCTGGGCGCCAATATTCCCTGGCAGGAGGCTCTGAACGACCCCGGCAGCCGGCAAATGGGGTACCTGCGCCGCCTGTTTGAATCGCGGCCTTGGCAAAAACTACGGCCTGCGCAGGATATGATTTTGTCCGGCCCCGACTTTGGCGGAGCCAAAATCAGAGCCGCTTTGGCGGAAGACCGCTCTTTTGCTTTCATCTACTCGCCGCGCGGCGAGGCGTTTACCATCGACCGAAGCCGCGTTTCAGGTCAGAGTCGCCGGGAAATATGGTTCGACCCGCGCTACGGCATTGCCTATGCCGTTCATACCGGCGATACAGCGGGCATCCAGACCTACACGCCGCCCACCGCCGGCCGAGGACAGGATTGGCTGCTCATTCTCGAAGACGCGTCGAAAAATTATCCTCTGCCGCAGGTTCGGCGGTAAGCTGATCTATGCCGCAGCCTTTGACCGGTATCGTTCTGGCGGGCGGAAAAAGTCGCCGATTCGGACGCGACAAGGCGCTGATAAAGCTGTCCGATAAAACCGCTGTAGAATTGGCCGTTGAACTGGTCCGACCGTTCGTACAACATATGCTTTTGAGCACCAATGAACCGGCTATGTTTTCATTCTTGGCAATTCCGGCGGTCCCGGATCTGCATGCCTATGCGGGCCCGCTGGCCGGAATCGAGGCGACTCTCAGGGCATCGCGTACAGAGTGGAACTTGGTCGTAGCCTGTGACATGCCTCGAATGTCGCCGATGGTTTTGGAATTTCTCAGCCGCCTTCAACCGTCATCGGATGCTGTTCTTTTTTCGCTCGAGGGAATTCCGCAATTTTTCCCGGGTCTTTATCACCGCAAGATCCTCGAACCTCTCGAACCATTGTTCGCGCAACCCCCTTCTATTCCGAGAGAAAGATCGCTCTATGCCTTGCTGCATCGCATCAATGCTCAAATTGTGCCGGCGGAAACGTTGCCCTTCTTTAATCCGAAATTTTTTTTCAACATGAATACGCCGGAAGATTATCACAGCCTCTTTGGAGAACGAAAGTGAAGTACAAGAGGTAAATTGGATTAACTTTTCAGCGCCGTTTTAAAAAAATCATGAATCTTGAACGGCCATGAATCATCAAATTAGTGGTTTAGTTTTGTCTTTGATAAAAGACACCCCGCCGATACGAAAAATGAGGTAAACGCCATGACTTTTCTCTCGCGCAGAAAGTTTTTACAGATTTCGGGCGCTGCCTTGGCCGCCGTATCAGCCGCCGGATGCGGCAAGTCTGCCCGCCCGACGGCTAAAGGCGTGCAAAAAATTCCCACCTTTTGCGACATGTGTTTTTGGAAGTGCGGCGCTATTGCCTATGTTCGGGACGGTAAACTGTGGAAGCTGGAGGGCAATCCTAAAGACCCGCTGAGTCGCGGCCGTTTGTGTCCCCGCGGCACCGGCGGCGTCGGCGCGCATTATGATCCGGATCGCCTCAAGGCGCCGCTTCTGCGCAAATCCAAGCGCGGCGAAGAACAATGGGCGGTGGTCACATGGGACGAAGCGCTCGAGTTCATCGCCGAAAAGATGCAAAAGATCAAGACCCAGTACGGACCCGAAGCTATGGCGCTGTTCAGTCACGGCATCGGCGGAAATTTTCTCAAGCATCTCATGCGCGCTTACGGCACGAACAACATCGCTGCGCCGTCGTTTGCTCAATGCCGTGGTCCGCGCGACGTCGGTTTTCTGTTGACTTTCGGCGAAGAGATCAGCTCGCCGGAGCGCACCGACATCCGCAACGCCCGCTGCTTGGTGCTGATCGGCTCGCATTTGGGCGAGAACATGCACAACACTCAGGTGCAGGAATTCAGCGACGCCATTGCCGCCGGGGCAGAGATCATTGTCGTTGATCCTCGCTTCTCGGTTGCTGCCGGCAAAGCCAAGTATTATCTGCCCATCAAACCGGGCACCGATCTCGCCCTGCTGCTCGCCTGGATGAACGTCATCGTCTCGGAAAAGCTTTACGATCGCGAGGTTGTTGAAAAATATGCCTTCGGCTTTGACTACTTTGCGCGCGAAATCGCCGTCTACACGCCCGAGTGGGCTTATCCCGAAACCGGCATACAACCGGATCTGATTCGCGAGACGGCGCGGGCAATGGCGCGGCATCGGCCGGCAACCCTCATCCATCCCGGTCGACATGTCACCTGGTACGGAGACGACGCTCAGCGTTCTCGCGCGGTTGCCTTGCTGAACGCCTTGATGGGCAATTGGGGCGTCAAGGGCGGCTTTTACTATCCGGTCAGCATGGATGTCCCCGCTTATCCTTATCCGCCTTACCCGAAAGGCATCCGGCCCAAGGTCGATAATCCGGATCATAAATATCCTTTTGCCATTGAAACGATCACCAACGGCATTCGCGAGGCGACTCTTACCGGTCAACCTTACCCCATCAAAGGGTGGATGGTCTATGCGACCAACCTGATGCATGCCCTGCCGAACGAGGAGGAGACGATCCGCGCCATTCAGAACCTCGACTTGATGGTGGTGATCGACGTCATTCCGGCGGAGATCGCCGGTTGGGCCGACGTGGTGCTGCCCGAATCGGTCTATCTTGAGCGGTACGATGATCTGAATGTCGAATGGTTCCGCGAGCCGTTCGTGGCGCTGCGGCAGCCGGTGGTCGATTCGCCGCACGATCAAAAGCCCAACTGGTGGATCGCCAAAAAATTGGCGGAAAAGCTTGGGCTCGGCCATTATTTCCCTTGGAACGATATCGAAGAGTATCTGAACTATCGGCTTGAGCAGGCCGGCTTGAGCTTCGAACAGCTGAAGCAGGAAGGCGT harbors:
- a CDS encoding molybdenum cofactor guanylyltransferase, yielding MPQPLTGIVLAGGKSRRFGRDKALIKLSDKTAVELAVELVRPFVQHMLLSTNEPAMFSFLAIPAVPDLHAYAGPLAGIEATLRASRTEWNLVVACDMPRMSPMVLEFLSRLQPSSDAVLFSLEGIPQFFPGLYHRKILEPLEPLFAQPPSIPRERSLYALLHRINAQIVPAETLPFFNPKFFFNMNTPEDYHSLFGERK
- a CDS encoding molybdopterin-dependent oxidoreductase — encoded protein: MTFLSRRKFLQISGAALAAVSAAGCGKSARPTAKGVQKIPTFCDMCFWKCGAIAYVRDGKLWKLEGNPKDPLSRGRLCPRGTGGVGAHYDPDRLKAPLLRKSKRGEEQWAVVTWDEALEFIAEKMQKIKTQYGPEAMALFSHGIGGNFLKHLMRAYGTNNIAAPSFAQCRGPRDVGFLLTFGEEISSPERTDIRNARCLVLIGSHLGENMHNTQVQEFSDAIAAGAEIIVVDPRFSVAAGKAKYYLPIKPGTDLALLLAWMNVIVSEKLYDREVVEKYAFGFDYFAREIAVYTPEWAYPETGIQPDLIRETARAMARHRPATLIHPGRHVTWYGDDAQRSRAVALLNALMGNWGVKGGFYYPVSMDVPAYPYPPYPKGIRPKVDNPDHKYPFAIETITNGIREATLTGQPYPIKGWMVYATNLMHALPNEEETIRAIQNLDLMVVIDVIPAEIAGWADVVLPESVYLERYDDLNVEWFREPFVALRQPVVDSPHDQKPNWWIAKKLAEKLGLGHYFPWNDIEEYLNYRLEQAGLSFEQLKQEGVILGEKQPIYFSEGVPIEFPTPSGKIEFYSTQLAEAGFDPVPKYHRPEEPPPGYFRLLYGRAPVHSFSR